A section of the Bradyrhizobium oligotrophicum S58 genome encodes:
- the rpsA gene encoding 30S ribosomal protein S1, with product MASSISANSYNPSRDDFAAMLDDSFTKGNLQESSVVKGKVVAIEKDMAVIDVGLKTEGRVALREFAGPGRDSELKVGDEVEVFLDRIENALGEAVLSRDKARREESWGKLEKAFQNNEKVNGVIFNQVKGGFTVDLDGAVAFLPRSQVDIRPIRDVAPLMNNSQPFQILKMDRRRGNIVVSRRTVLEETRAEQRQELVQNLEEGQVIDGVVKNITDYGAFVDLGGIDGLLHVTDIAWRRVNHPTEVLSIGQTVKVKIIKINHETHRISLGMKQLLDDPWQGIEAKYPLQARFHGRVTNITDYGAFVELEPGIEGLIHVSEMSWTKKNMHPGKIVSTSQEVEVQVLEVDSVKRRISLGLKQTMRNPWEVFVEKHPTGSTVEGEVKNKTEFGLFLGLEGDVDGMVHLSDLDWKQPGEQVIDNYKKGDMVKAVVLDVDVEKERISLGIKQLEGDPFAEPGDVKKGAVVTCEVLDVKDGGIDVKIVGTDFSTFIKRSELARDRNDQRTERFAVGEKVDARVIQFDKKARKVQVSIKALEVAEEKEAIAQYGSSDSGATLGDILGTALKNRDSK from the coding sequence ATGGCTTCGAGTATCTCTGCTAACTCCTACAATCCCAGCCGCGATGATTTCGCCGCGATGCTGGACGACTCCTTCACGAAGGGCAACCTGCAGGAAAGCTCTGTCGTCAAGGGCAAGGTCGTCGCGATCGAGAAGGACATGGCCGTCATCGACGTCGGCCTGAAGACCGAAGGCCGCGTGGCGCTGCGTGAATTCGCCGGCCCGGGCCGTGACAGTGAATTGAAGGTCGGGGACGAGGTCGAGGTGTTCCTCGACCGGATCGAGAACGCGCTCGGCGAAGCCGTGCTGTCGCGCGACAAGGCGCGCCGCGAAGAGAGCTGGGGCAAGCTCGAGAAGGCGTTCCAGAACAACGAAAAGGTCAACGGCGTCATCTTCAACCAGGTCAAGGGCGGCTTCACCGTCGACCTGGATGGTGCCGTGGCCTTCCTGCCGCGCTCGCAGGTCGACATCCGTCCGATCCGCGACGTCGCGCCGCTGATGAACAACTCGCAGCCGTTCCAGATCCTCAAGATGGACCGTCGCCGCGGCAACATCGTCGTGTCGCGCCGCACCGTGCTGGAAGAGACCCGGGCCGAGCAGCGCCAGGAGCTGGTGCAGAACCTCGAAGAGGGTCAGGTCATCGACGGCGTCGTCAAGAACATCACCGACTACGGTGCGTTCGTCGACCTCGGCGGCATCGACGGCCTGCTGCACGTCACCGACATTGCCTGGCGCCGTGTCAACCATCCGACCGAGGTGCTCAGCATCGGTCAGACGGTCAAGGTCAAGATCATCAAGATCAACCACGAGACGCACCGCATCTCGCTGGGCATGAAGCAGCTGCTCGACGATCCGTGGCAGGGCATCGAGGCGAAGTACCCGCTGCAGGCTCGCTTCCATGGCCGCGTCACCAACATCACCGACTACGGTGCGTTCGTTGAGCTCGAGCCGGGCATCGAAGGCCTGATCCACGTCTCCGAGATGTCGTGGACCAAGAAGAACATGCACCCCGGCAAGATCGTTTCGACTTCGCAGGAAGTCGAAGTGCAGGTGCTGGAAGTCGACAGCGTCAAGCGCCGCATCTCGCTCGGTCTCAAGCAGACCATGCGCAATCCGTGGGAGGTCTTCGTCGAGAAGCATCCGACGGGTTCGACCGTCGAGGGCGAGGTCAAGAACAAGACCGAGTTCGGTCTGTTCCTGGGTCTCGAAGGCGACGTCGACGGCATGGTCCACCTGTCGGATCTCGACTGGAAGCAGCCCGGCGAGCAGGTCATCGACAACTACAAGAAGGGCGACATGGTCAAGGCCGTGGTGCTCGACGTCGACGTGGAGAAGGAGCGCATCTCGCTCGGCATCAAGCAGCTCGAAGGCGATCCCTTCGCCGAGCCGGGCGATGTCAAGAAGGGCGCGGTCGTCACTTGCGAAGTGCTCGACGTCAAGGATGGCGGCATCGACGTCAAGATCGTCGGCACCGACTTCTCGACCTTCATCAAGCGCTCCGAGCTGGCGCGTGATCGCAACGACCAGCGCACCGAGCGGTTCGCCGTTGGCGAGAAGGTCGATGCCCGTGTGATCCAGTTCGACAAGAAGGCCCGCAAGGTCCAGGTGTCGATCAAGGCCCTGGAAGTCGCGGAAGAGAAGGAAGCGATCGCCCAGTACGGCTCGTCCGATTCGGGCGCGACGCTGGGCGACATCCTGGGCACCGCGCTCAAGAACCGCGACTCGAAGTAA
- the cmk gene encoding (d)CMP kinase → MIIAIDGPAASGKGTLAKRLAAHYGFRHLDTGVIYRAVAHALLTTGVDLKDEARAAQVALTLDSATFDNPALKSQTVGSAASVVSALPKVREALVAFQRQFASQPPGAVLDGRDIGTVICPDAAVKIYVVADPRIRAQRRTLEALSRGEPADEAAVLADILARDERDQNRPIAPLKQAPDAILLDNSHLDIESGVRAAIDIVEAVRAGRQRV, encoded by the coding sequence ATGATCATCGCCATCGACGGTCCGGCCGCCTCGGGAAAGGGCACGCTCGCCAAGCGCCTTGCGGCGCATTACGGCTTCAGGCACCTGGATACAGGCGTGATCTACCGGGCGGTCGCTCATGCGCTGCTGACCACGGGCGTCGACCTGAAGGACGAGGCACGGGCAGCGCAGGTGGCGCTGACGCTCGATTCCGCCACCTTCGACAACCCGGCGCTGAAGTCGCAGACCGTCGGTTCAGCCGCCTCCGTCGTGTCGGCGCTGCCGAAAGTCCGCGAGGCGCTGGTGGCCTTCCAGCGCCAGTTCGCCAGCCAGCCGCCGGGTGCCGTGCTCGACGGCCGCGACATCGGAACCGTGATCTGCCCCGATGCGGCCGTGAAGATCTACGTCGTCGCCGACCCCCGCATCCGGGCGCAGCGGCGTACCCTGGAGGCGCTTTCGCGCGGGGAACCGGCCGACGAGGCGGCCGTCCTGGCCGACATCCTGGCGCGCGACGAGCGCGACCAGAACCGGCCCATCGCCCCTTTGAAACAAGCGCCGGATGCTATCTTGCTTGACAACTCCCATTTGGATATAGAGAGCGGCGTCCGGGCCGCCATCGATATCGTCGAGGCCGTCCGAGCGGGCCGCCAGCGGGTTTGA
- the aroA gene encoding 3-phosphoshikimate 1-carboxyvinyltransferase, which translates to MSTSAAPTPLESRASGPLSGTIRVPGDKSISHRALILGALSVGETRIFGLLEGEDVLNTAKSMRTLGAKVDRSGEFAWTVHGVGVGGFAQPAATLDFGNSGTGCRLVMGAVAGCPITAVFDGDASLRSRPMRRILDPLALMGAKVVGSVDGKLPLTLQGASNPVPIEYRTPVASAQIKSAVLLAGLAAPGITTVIEQEASRDHTELMLKHFGADIVTTPEGSHGRRIALTGQPELRGAPVIVPADPSSAAFPLVAALIVDGSDLVLSDVMTNPLRTGLFTTLREMGGSIEETDARGDAGEPMARLRVRASKLRGVVVPPERAPSMIDEYLVLAVAAAYAEGTTVMRGLHELRVKESDRLEATAAMLRVNGVKVEISGDDLIVEGRGHVPGGGIVATHMDHRIAMSALVMGLASDKPVTVDDTAFIATSFPDFIPLMRQAGADFA; encoded by the coding sequence GTGAGCACGTCAGCCGCCCCGACTCCGCTCGAATCCCGCGCCAGCGGCCCCTTGTCGGGCACGATTCGCGTCCCCGGCGACAAGTCGATCTCCCACCGGGCCCTGATCCTCGGCGCGCTCTCAGTCGGCGAAACCCGGATTTTCGGCCTGCTCGAGGGCGAGGACGTCCTCAACACCGCGAAATCGATGCGAACGCTCGGCGCCAAGGTCGACCGGTCAGGCGAATTCGCCTGGACCGTGCACGGCGTCGGTGTCGGCGGTTTTGCCCAGCCGGCGGCCACGCTGGATTTCGGCAACTCCGGCACCGGCTGCCGGCTGGTGATGGGCGCGGTCGCAGGCTGCCCGATCACGGCCGTGTTCGACGGCGATGCCTCGCTGCGCAGCCGGCCGATGCGCCGCATTCTCGATCCGCTGGCGCTGATGGGCGCCAAGGTGGTCGGCAGCGTCGACGGCAAGCTGCCGCTGACCCTGCAGGGCGCCAGCAACCCGGTTCCGATCGAATACCGCACGCCGGTGGCTTCCGCCCAGATCAAGTCGGCGGTGCTGCTGGCCGGCCTCGCCGCGCCCGGGATCACCACGGTGATCGAGCAGGAGGCAAGCCGCGACCATACCGAGCTGATGCTCAAGCATTTTGGCGCCGACATCGTCACCACGCCGGAGGGCAGCCATGGCCGCCGCATCGCGCTGACGGGGCAGCCCGAACTGCGCGGCGCGCCGGTGATCGTGCCCGCCGATCCGTCCTCGGCCGCGTTCCCGCTGGTTGCCGCCCTGATCGTCGACGGCTCGGACCTCGTGCTGTCCGACGTCATGACCAATCCGCTGCGCACTGGCCTGTTCACGACCTTGCGCGAGATGGGCGGCTCGATCGAGGAAACGGATGCCCGCGGCGATGCCGGTGAACCGATGGCCCGGTTGCGCGTGCGTGCCTCGAAGCTGCGCGGCGTCGTGGTGCCACCGGAGCGGGCGCCGTCGATGATCGACGAATACCTCGTCCTCGCCGTCGCCGCGGCCTATGCCGAGGGCACCACGGTGATGCGCGGCCTGCATGAGCTGCGCGTCAAGGAATCCGACCGCCTGGAAGCCACCGCGGCGATGCTGCGCGTCAACGGCGTCAAGGTCGAGATTTCGGGCGACGACCTGATCGTCGAGGGCCGCGGCCACGTCCCGGGCGGCGGCATCGTCGCGACCCACATGGATCACCGCATCGCGATGTCCGCTTTGGTGATGGGCCTCGCCTCCGACAAGCCGGTCACCGTCGACGACACCGCCTTCATCGCCACCAGTTTCCCCGACTTCATCCCGCTGATGCGCCAAGCGGGCGCGGATTTCGCATGA